The Ictalurus punctatus breed USDA103 chromosome 9, Coco_2.0, whole genome shotgun sequence genome contains a region encoding:
- the samd4a gene encoding protein Smaug homolog 1 isoform X1, with the protein MMFRDQVGVLASWFKGWNECEQTVALLSLLKRVSRTQARFLQLCLEHSLAECTELHVLEVEANNPAVIGQWQAEPKERLISLVLTHLPLLKPGNGEAKSEYMRLLPKILTHTIEFGRHLEESRQLLSYALIHPATSLEDRADLALWLSHLEERAATRTAGGGGGGDSLERVPSSHHLYAQHQRYGSDDRLNGWQGSRDSGIATWHTQQQQQGCENGHLLLYPSSSVPSTINTVGTGSGSNSILQSAGQHSPLKRSISLTPPISGSSTQPLGHGWLSQEDLRGRGAPLTPDHAPLSPQSSVASSGSGGSEHLEDGSGLGMALRSSFSEEGSGMRDVPTWLKSLRLHKYAGLFSTLTYDEMMSLTEQQLEAQSVTKGARHKIIISIQKLKERQNMLRSLEKDVLEGGNLRSPLQELHYIIGTPIKAFNGVAESPQRPLLSADGKSAAGGVCVSGGEAESSTTLVAEGDIPAQFTRVMGKVCTQLLVSRPDEENISSYLQLINKCELHEAFTETQKKRLSSWRQQVQKLVRSFPRKPLLDMTGYRQPRSSRGFGQSNSLPSAVCVGSSVCSRRNLRQFPVPSRSLPAPRLGLLGTAGLLTHTHTHTHTPRSSNNTPTNLKQGRQGLWFANPGGSNSMPSRTHSSVQRTRSLPVHTNPHTMAMFQQADLQIPVTEPDINNRLESLCRSMTEHALEDGVDRTSTI; encoded by the exons ATGATGTTTCGTGACCAGGTGGGCGTCTTGGCCAGCTGGTTCAAAGGCTGGAACGAGTGTGAGCAGACCGTAGCTCTGCTGTCACTGTTGAAGCGGGTGAGTCGGACCCAGGCTCGGTTCCTGCAGCTCTGTCTGGAGCATTCGTTAGCTGAGTGCACAGAGCTGCACGTTCTTGAAGTGGAAGCCAACAACCCAG CGGTGATTGGGCAGTGGCAGGCCGAGCCAAAAGAGCGTCTCATCTCTCTGGTCCTGACCCACCTGCCCCTCCTCAAGCCGGGCAACGGCGAAGCTAAAAGCGAGTACATGCGGCTACTTCCCAAAATCCTCACGCACACGATCGAGTTTGGGCGGCACCTTGAGGAGAGCAGGCAGCTTCTCTCGTACGCGCTTATCCACCCGGCCACTTCTCTGGAGGACAGGGCCGATCTCGCGCTCTGGCTCAGCCATCTGGAGGAACGGGCAGCCACTCGCACTgccggaggaggaggaggaggagattcACTGGAGCGAGTGCCGTCTTCTCATCATCTCTATGCTCAGCATCAGCGTTACGGCTCTGATGACCGCCTCAACGGCTGGCAGGGATCTCGAGACTCGGGTATTGCCACCTGGCACacacagcaacagcagcagggCTGTGAGAATGGACATCTTCTTCTATACCCATCATCATCAGTCCCGTCTACCATCAATACAGTGGGCACAGGAAGTGGAAGCAACTCCA tcctGCAGTCTGCGGGTCAGCACAGTCCTCTGAAgcgctccatctctctcactcccccgaTAAGCGGCTCGTCCACTCAGCCTCTAGGACACGGCTGGCTCTCACAGGAGGATCTGCGGGGACGGGGGGCACCTCTCACCCCTGACCACGCCCCTCTGTCCCCTCAGAGCAGCGTGGCATCGTCAGGGAGTGGCGGCAGCGAGCACCTAGAGGACGGCTCAGGCCTGGGCATGGCACTCCGGAGCTCCTTCAGCGAGGAGGGGAGCGGCATGCGGG ATGTTCCGACATGGCTGAAGAGTCTGCGTCTGCACAAGTACGCCGGTCTTTTCTCCACTTTGACCTACGACGAGATGATGTCACTGACCGAGCAGCAGCTGGAGGcgcag AGCGTCACTAAAGGGGCGCGGCACAAGATCATCATCAGCATCCAGAaactgaaagagagacagaacatGCTACGCTCTCTGGAAAAG GATGTATTGGAAGGCGGGAATCTGCGTTCTCCTTTGCAGGAGCTGCATTATATCATCGGGACTCCCATTAAAGCGTTCAACGGCGTGGCCGAGTCTCCACAGCGCCCCCTACTGAGCGCCGACGGAAAGAGCGCAGccggtggagtgtgtgtgagcggaGGGGAAGCTGAGAGCAGCACCACACTCGTAGCAGAGGGGGACATTCCTGCTCAGTTCACGCGCGTCATGGGCAAAG tgtgcacACAGCTGCTGGTGTCTCGGCCGGACGAGGAGAACATCAGCTCGTATCTGCAGCTCATCAATAAGTGTGAACTCCATGAG gcGTTCACGGAGACGCAGAAAAAGAGGCTGTCGTcatggaggcagcaggtgcagAAGCTGGTACGCTCGTTTCCGCGGAAACCTCTCCTGGATATGACTGGATACCGTCAGCCGAGGAG cagCCGTGGTTTCGGTCAGTCCAACTCCCTTcccagtgctgtgtgtgtaggCAGCAGCGTGTGTTCCCGGAGAAACCTGCGTCAGTTTCCGGTGCCATCGCGGAGTCTTCCTGCGCCCAGGCTCGGCCTGCTGGGCACCGCCGGCCtgctcacgcacacacacacacacacacacaccccacgcAGTTCCAACAACACACCCACCAACCTGAAGCAGGGCAGACag ggTCTATGGTTTGCTAACCCGGGCGGCAGTAACAGCATGCCCAGTCGCACCCACAGTTCCGTGCAGAGGACGCGCTCGCTACCCGTCCACACCAACCCACACACCATGGCCATGTTCCAGCAGGCAG
- the samd4a gene encoding protein Smaug homolog 1 isoform X4: MMFRDQVGVLASWFKGWNECEQTVALLSLLKRVSRTQARFLQLCLEHSLAECTELHVLEVEANNPAVIGQWQAEPKERLISLVLTHLPLLKPGNGEAKSEYMRLLPKILTHTIEFGRHLEESRQLLSYALIHPATSLEDRADLALWLSHLEERAATRTAGGGGGGDSLERVPSSHHLYAQHQRYGSDDRLNGWQGSRDSGIATWHTQQQQQGCENGHLLLYPSSSVPSTINTVGTGSGSNSNVPTWLKSLRLHKYAGLFSTLTYDEMMSLTEQQLEAQSVTKGARHKIIISIQKLKERQNMLRSLEKDVLEGGNLRSPLQELHYIIGTPIKAFNGVAESPQRPLLSADGKSAAGGVCVSGGEAESSTTLVAEGDIPAQFTRVMGKVCTQLLVSRPDEENISSYLQLINKCELHEAFTETQKKRLSSWRQQVQKLVRSFPRKPLLDMTGYRQPRSSRGFGQSNSLPSAVCVGSSVCSRRNLRQFPVPSRSLPAPRLGLLGTAGLLTHTHTHTHTPRSSNNTPTNLKQGRQGLWFANPGGSNSMPSRTHSSVQRTRSLPVHTNPHTMAMFQQADLQIPVTEPDINNRLESLCRSMTEHALEDGVDRTSTI, from the exons ATGATGTTTCGTGACCAGGTGGGCGTCTTGGCCAGCTGGTTCAAAGGCTGGAACGAGTGTGAGCAGACCGTAGCTCTGCTGTCACTGTTGAAGCGGGTGAGTCGGACCCAGGCTCGGTTCCTGCAGCTCTGTCTGGAGCATTCGTTAGCTGAGTGCACAGAGCTGCACGTTCTTGAAGTGGAAGCCAACAACCCAG CGGTGATTGGGCAGTGGCAGGCCGAGCCAAAAGAGCGTCTCATCTCTCTGGTCCTGACCCACCTGCCCCTCCTCAAGCCGGGCAACGGCGAAGCTAAAAGCGAGTACATGCGGCTACTTCCCAAAATCCTCACGCACACGATCGAGTTTGGGCGGCACCTTGAGGAGAGCAGGCAGCTTCTCTCGTACGCGCTTATCCACCCGGCCACTTCTCTGGAGGACAGGGCCGATCTCGCGCTCTGGCTCAGCCATCTGGAGGAACGGGCAGCCACTCGCACTgccggaggaggaggaggaggagattcACTGGAGCGAGTGCCGTCTTCTCATCATCTCTATGCTCAGCATCAGCGTTACGGCTCTGATGACCGCCTCAACGGCTGGCAGGGATCTCGAGACTCGGGTATTGCCACCTGGCACacacagcaacagcagcagggCTGTGAGAATGGACATCTTCTTCTATACCCATCATCATCAGTCCCGTCTACCATCAATACAGTGGGCACAGGAAGTGGAAGCAACTCCA ATGTTCCGACATGGCTGAAGAGTCTGCGTCTGCACAAGTACGCCGGTCTTTTCTCCACTTTGACCTACGACGAGATGATGTCACTGACCGAGCAGCAGCTGGAGGcgcag AGCGTCACTAAAGGGGCGCGGCACAAGATCATCATCAGCATCCAGAaactgaaagagagacagaacatGCTACGCTCTCTGGAAAAG GATGTATTGGAAGGCGGGAATCTGCGTTCTCCTTTGCAGGAGCTGCATTATATCATCGGGACTCCCATTAAAGCGTTCAACGGCGTGGCCGAGTCTCCACAGCGCCCCCTACTGAGCGCCGACGGAAAGAGCGCAGccggtggagtgtgtgtgagcggaGGGGAAGCTGAGAGCAGCACCACACTCGTAGCAGAGGGGGACATTCCTGCTCAGTTCACGCGCGTCATGGGCAAAG tgtgcacACAGCTGCTGGTGTCTCGGCCGGACGAGGAGAACATCAGCTCGTATCTGCAGCTCATCAATAAGTGTGAACTCCATGAG gcGTTCACGGAGACGCAGAAAAAGAGGCTGTCGTcatggaggcagcaggtgcagAAGCTGGTACGCTCGTTTCCGCGGAAACCTCTCCTGGATATGACTGGATACCGTCAGCCGAGGAG cagCCGTGGTTTCGGTCAGTCCAACTCCCTTcccagtgctgtgtgtgtaggCAGCAGCGTGTGTTCCCGGAGAAACCTGCGTCAGTTTCCGGTGCCATCGCGGAGTCTTCCTGCGCCCAGGCTCGGCCTGCTGGGCACCGCCGGCCtgctcacgcacacacacacacacacacacaccccacgcAGTTCCAACAACACACCCACCAACCTGAAGCAGGGCAGACag ggTCTATGGTTTGCTAACCCGGGCGGCAGTAACAGCATGCCCAGTCGCACCCACAGTTCCGTGCAGAGGACGCGCTCGCTACCCGTCCACACCAACCCACACACCATGGCCATGTTCCAGCAGGCAG
- the samd4a gene encoding protein Smaug homolog 1 isoform X5, which produces MMFRDQVGVLASWFKGWNECEQTVALLSLLKRVSRTQARFLQLCLEHSLAECTELHVLEVEANNPAVIGQWQAEPKERLISLVLTHLPLLKPGNGEAKSEYMRLLPKILTHTIEFGRHLEESRQLLSYALIHPATSLEDRADLALWLSHLEERAATRTAGGGGGGDSLERVPSSHHLYAQHQRYGSDDRLNGWQGSRDSGIATWHTQQQQQGCENGHLLLYPSSSVPSTINTVGTGSGSNSNVPTWLKSLRLHKYAGLFSTLTYDEMMSLTEQQLEAQSVTKGARHKIIISIQKLKERQNMLRSLEKDVLEGGNLRSPLQELHYIIGTPIKAFNGVAESPQRPLLSADGKSAAGGVCVSGGEAESSTTLVAEGDIPAQFTRVMGKVCTQLLVSRPDEENISSYLQLINKCELHEAFTETQKKRLSSWRQQVQKLVRSFPRKPLLDMTGYRQPRSRGFGQSNSLPSAVCVGSSVCSRRNLRQFPVPSRSLPAPRLGLLGTAGLLTHTHTHTHTPRSSNNTPTNLKQGRQGLWFANPGGSNSMPSRTHSSVQRTRSLPVHTNPHTMAMFQQADLQIPVTEPDINNRLESLCRSMTEHALEDGVDRTSTI; this is translated from the exons ATGATGTTTCGTGACCAGGTGGGCGTCTTGGCCAGCTGGTTCAAAGGCTGGAACGAGTGTGAGCAGACCGTAGCTCTGCTGTCACTGTTGAAGCGGGTGAGTCGGACCCAGGCTCGGTTCCTGCAGCTCTGTCTGGAGCATTCGTTAGCTGAGTGCACAGAGCTGCACGTTCTTGAAGTGGAAGCCAACAACCCAG CGGTGATTGGGCAGTGGCAGGCCGAGCCAAAAGAGCGTCTCATCTCTCTGGTCCTGACCCACCTGCCCCTCCTCAAGCCGGGCAACGGCGAAGCTAAAAGCGAGTACATGCGGCTACTTCCCAAAATCCTCACGCACACGATCGAGTTTGGGCGGCACCTTGAGGAGAGCAGGCAGCTTCTCTCGTACGCGCTTATCCACCCGGCCACTTCTCTGGAGGACAGGGCCGATCTCGCGCTCTGGCTCAGCCATCTGGAGGAACGGGCAGCCACTCGCACTgccggaggaggaggaggaggagattcACTGGAGCGAGTGCCGTCTTCTCATCATCTCTATGCTCAGCATCAGCGTTACGGCTCTGATGACCGCCTCAACGGCTGGCAGGGATCTCGAGACTCGGGTATTGCCACCTGGCACacacagcaacagcagcagggCTGTGAGAATGGACATCTTCTTCTATACCCATCATCATCAGTCCCGTCTACCATCAATACAGTGGGCACAGGAAGTGGAAGCAACTCCA ATGTTCCGACATGGCTGAAGAGTCTGCGTCTGCACAAGTACGCCGGTCTTTTCTCCACTTTGACCTACGACGAGATGATGTCACTGACCGAGCAGCAGCTGGAGGcgcag AGCGTCACTAAAGGGGCGCGGCACAAGATCATCATCAGCATCCAGAaactgaaagagagacagaacatGCTACGCTCTCTGGAAAAG GATGTATTGGAAGGCGGGAATCTGCGTTCTCCTTTGCAGGAGCTGCATTATATCATCGGGACTCCCATTAAAGCGTTCAACGGCGTGGCCGAGTCTCCACAGCGCCCCCTACTGAGCGCCGACGGAAAGAGCGCAGccggtggagtgtgtgtgagcggaGGGGAAGCTGAGAGCAGCACCACACTCGTAGCAGAGGGGGACATTCCTGCTCAGTTCACGCGCGTCATGGGCAAAG tgtgcacACAGCTGCTGGTGTCTCGGCCGGACGAGGAGAACATCAGCTCGTATCTGCAGCTCATCAATAAGTGTGAACTCCATGAG gcGTTCACGGAGACGCAGAAAAAGAGGCTGTCGTcatggaggcagcaggtgcagAAGCTGGTACGCTCGTTTCCGCGGAAACCTCTCCTGGATATGACTGGATACCGTCAGCCGAGGAG CCGTGGTTTCGGTCAGTCCAACTCCCTTcccagtgctgtgtgtgtaggCAGCAGCGTGTGTTCCCGGAGAAACCTGCGTCAGTTTCCGGTGCCATCGCGGAGTCTTCCTGCGCCCAGGCTCGGCCTGCTGGGCACCGCCGGCCtgctcacgcacacacacacacacacacacaccccacgcAGTTCCAACAACACACCCACCAACCTGAAGCAGGGCAGACag ggTCTATGGTTTGCTAACCCGGGCGGCAGTAACAGCATGCCCAGTCGCACCCACAGTTCCGTGCAGAGGACGCGCTCGCTACCCGTCCACACCAACCCACACACCATGGCCATGTTCCAGCAGGCAG
- the samd4a gene encoding protein Smaug homolog 1 isoform X3, giving the protein MMFRDQVGVLASWFKGWNECEQTVALLSLLKRVSRTQARFLQLCLEHSLAECTELHVLEVEANNPAVIGQWQAEPKERLISLVLTHLPLLKPGNGEAKSEYMRLLPKILTHTIEFGRHLEESRQLLSYALIHPATSLEDRADLALWLSHLEERAATRTAGGGGGGDSLERVPSSHHLYAQHQRYGSDDRLNGWQGSRDSGIATWHTQQQQQGCENGHLLLYPSSSVPSTINTVGTGSGSNSILQSAGQHSPLKRSISLTPPISGSSTQPLGHGWLSQEDLRGRGAPLTPDHAPLSPQSSVASSGSGGSEHLEDGSGLGMALRSSFSEEGSGMRDVPTWLKSLRLHKYAGLFSTLTYDEMMSLTEQQLEAQSVTKGARHKIIISIQKLKERQNMLRSLEKDVLEGGNLRSPLQELHYIIGTPIKAFNGVAESPQRPLLSADGKSAAGGVCVSGGEAESSTTLVAEGDIPAQFTRVMGKVCTQLLVSRPDEENISSYLQLINKCELHEAFTETQKKRLSSWRQQVQKLVRSFPRKPLLDMTGYRQPRSSRGFGQSNSLPSAVCVGSSVCSRRNLRQFPVPSRSLPAPRLGLLGTAGLLTHTHTHTHTPRSSNNTPTNLKQGRQGLWFANPGGSNSMPSRTHSSVQRTRSLPVHTNPHTMAMFQQAGPESDRQTHRLSHERPVRDW; this is encoded by the exons ATGATGTTTCGTGACCAGGTGGGCGTCTTGGCCAGCTGGTTCAAAGGCTGGAACGAGTGTGAGCAGACCGTAGCTCTGCTGTCACTGTTGAAGCGGGTGAGTCGGACCCAGGCTCGGTTCCTGCAGCTCTGTCTGGAGCATTCGTTAGCTGAGTGCACAGAGCTGCACGTTCTTGAAGTGGAAGCCAACAACCCAG CGGTGATTGGGCAGTGGCAGGCCGAGCCAAAAGAGCGTCTCATCTCTCTGGTCCTGACCCACCTGCCCCTCCTCAAGCCGGGCAACGGCGAAGCTAAAAGCGAGTACATGCGGCTACTTCCCAAAATCCTCACGCACACGATCGAGTTTGGGCGGCACCTTGAGGAGAGCAGGCAGCTTCTCTCGTACGCGCTTATCCACCCGGCCACTTCTCTGGAGGACAGGGCCGATCTCGCGCTCTGGCTCAGCCATCTGGAGGAACGGGCAGCCACTCGCACTgccggaggaggaggaggaggagattcACTGGAGCGAGTGCCGTCTTCTCATCATCTCTATGCTCAGCATCAGCGTTACGGCTCTGATGACCGCCTCAACGGCTGGCAGGGATCTCGAGACTCGGGTATTGCCACCTGGCACacacagcaacagcagcagggCTGTGAGAATGGACATCTTCTTCTATACCCATCATCATCAGTCCCGTCTACCATCAATACAGTGGGCACAGGAAGTGGAAGCAACTCCA tcctGCAGTCTGCGGGTCAGCACAGTCCTCTGAAgcgctccatctctctcactcccccgaTAAGCGGCTCGTCCACTCAGCCTCTAGGACACGGCTGGCTCTCACAGGAGGATCTGCGGGGACGGGGGGCACCTCTCACCCCTGACCACGCCCCTCTGTCCCCTCAGAGCAGCGTGGCATCGTCAGGGAGTGGCGGCAGCGAGCACCTAGAGGACGGCTCAGGCCTGGGCATGGCACTCCGGAGCTCCTTCAGCGAGGAGGGGAGCGGCATGCGGG ATGTTCCGACATGGCTGAAGAGTCTGCGTCTGCACAAGTACGCCGGTCTTTTCTCCACTTTGACCTACGACGAGATGATGTCACTGACCGAGCAGCAGCTGGAGGcgcag AGCGTCACTAAAGGGGCGCGGCACAAGATCATCATCAGCATCCAGAaactgaaagagagacagaacatGCTACGCTCTCTGGAAAAG GATGTATTGGAAGGCGGGAATCTGCGTTCTCCTTTGCAGGAGCTGCATTATATCATCGGGACTCCCATTAAAGCGTTCAACGGCGTGGCCGAGTCTCCACAGCGCCCCCTACTGAGCGCCGACGGAAAGAGCGCAGccggtggagtgtgtgtgagcggaGGGGAAGCTGAGAGCAGCACCACACTCGTAGCAGAGGGGGACATTCCTGCTCAGTTCACGCGCGTCATGGGCAAAG tgtgcacACAGCTGCTGGTGTCTCGGCCGGACGAGGAGAACATCAGCTCGTATCTGCAGCTCATCAATAAGTGTGAACTCCATGAG gcGTTCACGGAGACGCAGAAAAAGAGGCTGTCGTcatggaggcagcaggtgcagAAGCTGGTACGCTCGTTTCCGCGGAAACCTCTCCTGGATATGACTGGATACCGTCAGCCGAGGAG cagCCGTGGTTTCGGTCAGTCCAACTCCCTTcccagtgctgtgtgtgtaggCAGCAGCGTGTGTTCCCGGAGAAACCTGCGTCAGTTTCCGGTGCCATCGCGGAGTCTTCCTGCGCCCAGGCTCGGCCTGCTGGGCACCGCCGGCCtgctcacgcacacacacacacacacacacaccccacgcAGTTCCAACAACACACCCACCAACCTGAAGCAGGGCAGACag ggTCTATGGTTTGCTAACCCGGGCGGCAGTAACAGCATGCCCAGTCGCACCCACAGTTCCGTGCAGAGGACGCGCTCGCTACCCGTCCACACCAACCCACACACCATGGCCATGTTCCAGCAGGCAG GACCAGAAAGTGATCGTCAAACTCACCGCCTCTCTCACGAGCGCCCTGTTCGAGACTGGTGA
- the samd4a gene encoding protein Smaug homolog 1 isoform X2, whose product MMFRDQVGVLASWFKGWNECEQTVALLSLLKRVSRTQARFLQLCLEHSLAECTELHVLEVEANNPAVIGQWQAEPKERLISLVLTHLPLLKPGNGEAKSEYMRLLPKILTHTIEFGRHLEESRQLLSYALIHPATSLEDRADLALWLSHLEERAATRTAGGGGGGDSLERVPSSHHLYAQHQRYGSDDRLNGWQGSRDSGIATWHTQQQQQGCENGHLLLYPSSSVPSTINTVGTGSGSNSILQSAGQHSPLKRSISLTPPISGSSTQPLGHGWLSQEDLRGRGAPLTPDHAPLSPQSSVASSGSGGSEHLEDGSGLGMALRSSFSEEGSGMRDVPTWLKSLRLHKYAGLFSTLTYDEMMSLTEQQLEAQSVTKGARHKIIISIQKLKERQNMLRSLEKDVLEGGNLRSPLQELHYIIGTPIKAFNGVAESPQRPLLSADGKSAAGGVCVSGGEAESSTTLVAEGDIPAQFTRVMGKVCTQLLVSRPDEENISSYLQLINKCELHEAFTETQKKRLSSWRQQVQKLVRSFPRKPLLDMTGYRQPRSRGFGQSNSLPSAVCVGSSVCSRRNLRQFPVPSRSLPAPRLGLLGTAGLLTHTHTHTHTPRSSNNTPTNLKQGRQGLWFANPGGSNSMPSRTHSSVQRTRSLPVHTNPHTMAMFQQADLQIPVTEPDINNRLESLCRSMTEHALEDGVDRTSTI is encoded by the exons ATGATGTTTCGTGACCAGGTGGGCGTCTTGGCCAGCTGGTTCAAAGGCTGGAACGAGTGTGAGCAGACCGTAGCTCTGCTGTCACTGTTGAAGCGGGTGAGTCGGACCCAGGCTCGGTTCCTGCAGCTCTGTCTGGAGCATTCGTTAGCTGAGTGCACAGAGCTGCACGTTCTTGAAGTGGAAGCCAACAACCCAG CGGTGATTGGGCAGTGGCAGGCCGAGCCAAAAGAGCGTCTCATCTCTCTGGTCCTGACCCACCTGCCCCTCCTCAAGCCGGGCAACGGCGAAGCTAAAAGCGAGTACATGCGGCTACTTCCCAAAATCCTCACGCACACGATCGAGTTTGGGCGGCACCTTGAGGAGAGCAGGCAGCTTCTCTCGTACGCGCTTATCCACCCGGCCACTTCTCTGGAGGACAGGGCCGATCTCGCGCTCTGGCTCAGCCATCTGGAGGAACGGGCAGCCACTCGCACTgccggaggaggaggaggaggagattcACTGGAGCGAGTGCCGTCTTCTCATCATCTCTATGCTCAGCATCAGCGTTACGGCTCTGATGACCGCCTCAACGGCTGGCAGGGATCTCGAGACTCGGGTATTGCCACCTGGCACacacagcaacagcagcagggCTGTGAGAATGGACATCTTCTTCTATACCCATCATCATCAGTCCCGTCTACCATCAATACAGTGGGCACAGGAAGTGGAAGCAACTCCA tcctGCAGTCTGCGGGTCAGCACAGTCCTCTGAAgcgctccatctctctcactcccccgaTAAGCGGCTCGTCCACTCAGCCTCTAGGACACGGCTGGCTCTCACAGGAGGATCTGCGGGGACGGGGGGCACCTCTCACCCCTGACCACGCCCCTCTGTCCCCTCAGAGCAGCGTGGCATCGTCAGGGAGTGGCGGCAGCGAGCACCTAGAGGACGGCTCAGGCCTGGGCATGGCACTCCGGAGCTCCTTCAGCGAGGAGGGGAGCGGCATGCGGG ATGTTCCGACATGGCTGAAGAGTCTGCGTCTGCACAAGTACGCCGGTCTTTTCTCCACTTTGACCTACGACGAGATGATGTCACTGACCGAGCAGCAGCTGGAGGcgcag AGCGTCACTAAAGGGGCGCGGCACAAGATCATCATCAGCATCCAGAaactgaaagagagacagaacatGCTACGCTCTCTGGAAAAG GATGTATTGGAAGGCGGGAATCTGCGTTCTCCTTTGCAGGAGCTGCATTATATCATCGGGACTCCCATTAAAGCGTTCAACGGCGTGGCCGAGTCTCCACAGCGCCCCCTACTGAGCGCCGACGGAAAGAGCGCAGccggtggagtgtgtgtgagcggaGGGGAAGCTGAGAGCAGCACCACACTCGTAGCAGAGGGGGACATTCCTGCTCAGTTCACGCGCGTCATGGGCAAAG tgtgcacACAGCTGCTGGTGTCTCGGCCGGACGAGGAGAACATCAGCTCGTATCTGCAGCTCATCAATAAGTGTGAACTCCATGAG gcGTTCACGGAGACGCAGAAAAAGAGGCTGTCGTcatggaggcagcaggtgcagAAGCTGGTACGCTCGTTTCCGCGGAAACCTCTCCTGGATATGACTGGATACCGTCAGCCGAGGAG CCGTGGTTTCGGTCAGTCCAACTCCCTTcccagtgctgtgtgtgtaggCAGCAGCGTGTGTTCCCGGAGAAACCTGCGTCAGTTTCCGGTGCCATCGCGGAGTCTTCCTGCGCCCAGGCTCGGCCTGCTGGGCACCGCCGGCCtgctcacgcacacacacacacacacacacaccccacgcAGTTCCAACAACACACCCACCAACCTGAAGCAGGGCAGACag ggTCTATGGTTTGCTAACCCGGGCGGCAGTAACAGCATGCCCAGTCGCACCCACAGTTCCGTGCAGAGGACGCGCTCGCTACCCGTCCACACCAACCCACACACCATGGCCATGTTCCAGCAGGCAG